The following coding sequences are from one Acipenser ruthenus chromosome 7, fAciRut3.2 maternal haplotype, whole genome shotgun sequence window:
- the LOC117414780 gene encoding keratocan isoform X1 → MDTPVGTLCFKKLCPSKDRIKTSKEKHNFVVLGNFLHTSSAQRWSSNMMTLTSFSVLLLASAVFSKDISYTDFLQQVQACPKECRCPPSFPNAVYCDSKGLKQIPQIPPHTWYLYLQNNLIDTVPETSLKNATQLKWINLNRNKITNKGIDKDVFNKMKNLLYLYMEDNELDDVPGPLPNSLEQLRLSRNKISKIPTGVFDGMVNLTMLDLQHNKLEDGAIPENTFKELKNLIQINLAKNNLKKMPSGLPATTMQLFLDNNSIEKIPDNYFSKTPQVSFLRLNYNKLMDGGLPKNIFNVSTMLDLQLSHNQLTKVPLTHPSLQHLHLDHNKIKSVNGTMICPMPIGTIDDYFHEKTPHLRYLRLDGNEIRPPIPMDLMMCFRRLQAVVI, encoded by the exons ATGGACACCCCAGTGGGTACTTTGTGTTTTAAGAAACTCTGTCCCTCCAAGGACAGGATCAAAACCTCCAAGGAGAAGCACAACTTTGTAGTTCTTGGCAATTTCTTGCATACATCATCTGCCCAGAG gtGGAGCAGTAACATGATGACTCTTACAAGCTTCTCTGTTCTGCTTCTGGCCAGTGCAGTCTTTTCTAAGGACATATCATATACTGATTTTCTCCAGCAAGTTCAGGCATGTCCAAAGGAATGTAGATGCCCACCTAGCTTTCCTAACGCTGTGTACTGTGACAGCAAGGGGCTAAAACAAATCCCCCAAATCCCTCCGCACACCTGGTATCTGTACCTCCAGAACAACTTGATTGACACTGTTCCTGAAACATCTTTGAAGAATGCCACACAGCTGAAGTGGATCAATCTGAACAGAAACAAGATTACCAACAAAGGGATTGACAAGGATGTGTTTAACAAAATGAAGAATCTACTTTACCTGTATATGGAAGACAATGAGTTAGATGATGTTCCAGGCCCCTTGCCTAACAGCCTTGAACAACTACGTTTATCAAGGAACAAGATCTCAAAAATACCTACAGGGGTCTTCGATGGTATGGTTAACCTCACCATGCTTGATCTCCAACACAACAAACTTGAGGATGGGGCCATCCCAGAAAACACCTTCAAGGAGCTGAAAAACCTTATCCAGATCAACCTGGCTAAAAATAATCTGAAGAAGATGCCTTCTGGCCTTCCTGCCACCACCATGCAGTTATTCCTGGACAACAACTCCATTGAGAAAATCCCTGACAACTACTTCAGCAAGACTCCACAAGTTTCCTTCCTGAGGCTCAACTACAACAAGCTGATGGATGGAGGTCTACCGAAGAACATCTTTAATGTCTCCACCATGCTAGACCTGCAGTTGTCTCACAACCAGCTCACCAAGGTGCCCCTCACCCACCCAAGCCTTCAGCACCTCCACCTCGACCACAACAAGATCAAAA GTGTTAATGGAACCATGATCTGCCCCATGCCCATTGGCACTATTGATGACTACTTCCATGAAAAAACACCTCATCTCCGCTACCTTCGCCTCGATGGAAATGAAATAAGACCCCCGATTCCCATGGACCTGATGATGTGCTTCAGACGTCTACAGGCTGTTGTTATCTAA
- the LOC117414780 gene encoding keratocan isoform X2, whose translation MMTLTSFSVLLLASAVFSKDISYTDFLQQVQACPKECRCPPSFPNAVYCDSKGLKQIPQIPPHTWYLYLQNNLIDTVPETSLKNATQLKWINLNRNKITNKGIDKDVFNKMKNLLYLYMEDNELDDVPGPLPNSLEQLRLSRNKISKIPTGVFDGMVNLTMLDLQHNKLEDGAIPENTFKELKNLIQINLAKNNLKKMPSGLPATTMQLFLDNNSIEKIPDNYFSKTPQVSFLRLNYNKLMDGGLPKNIFNVSTMLDLQLSHNQLTKVPLTHPSLQHLHLDHNKIKSVNGTMICPMPIGTIDDYFHEKTPHLRYLRLDGNEIRPPIPMDLMMCFRRLQAVVI comes from the exons ATGATGACTCTTACAAGCTTCTCTGTTCTGCTTCTGGCCAGTGCAGTCTTTTCTAAGGACATATCATATACTGATTTTCTCCAGCAAGTTCAGGCATGTCCAAAGGAATGTAGATGCCCACCTAGCTTTCCTAACGCTGTGTACTGTGACAGCAAGGGGCTAAAACAAATCCCCCAAATCCCTCCGCACACCTGGTATCTGTACCTCCAGAACAACTTGATTGACACTGTTCCTGAAACATCTTTGAAGAATGCCACACAGCTGAAGTGGATCAATCTGAACAGAAACAAGATTACCAACAAAGGGATTGACAAGGATGTGTTTAACAAAATGAAGAATCTACTTTACCTGTATATGGAAGACAATGAGTTAGATGATGTTCCAGGCCCCTTGCCTAACAGCCTTGAACAACTACGTTTATCAAGGAACAAGATCTCAAAAATACCTACAGGGGTCTTCGATGGTATGGTTAACCTCACCATGCTTGATCTCCAACACAACAAACTTGAGGATGGGGCCATCCCAGAAAACACCTTCAAGGAGCTGAAAAACCTTATCCAGATCAACCTGGCTAAAAATAATCTGAAGAAGATGCCTTCTGGCCTTCCTGCCACCACCATGCAGTTATTCCTGGACAACAACTCCATTGAGAAAATCCCTGACAACTACTTCAGCAAGACTCCACAAGTTTCCTTCCTGAGGCTCAACTACAACAAGCTGATGGATGGAGGTCTACCGAAGAACATCTTTAATGTCTCCACCATGCTAGACCTGCAGTTGTCTCACAACCAGCTCACCAAGGTGCCCCTCACCCACCCAAGCCTTCAGCACCTCCACCTCGACCACAACAAGATCAAAA GTGTTAATGGAACCATGATCTGCCCCATGCCCATTGGCACTATTGATGACTACTTCCATGAAAAAACACCTCATCTCCGCTACCTTCGCCTCGATGGAAATGAAATAAGACCCCCGATTCCCATGGACCTGATGATGTGCTTCAGACGTCTACAGGCTGTTGTTATCTAA